ATTGAAACGGCACGGGCAGTGATTGCCCGCCATCAAGTGACCTTGATTGAAGGCGCTGGAGGGATAGCGGTTCCCATTGATGCTGACCATAACATGATTCATATTGCTCAGGAACTTGATATTCCTGTGATCTTGGTGGCCCGAACGGCGCTGGGGACTATTAATCACACCGTATTGAGTGTGGAATACGCCAAGACCCACCGCGTCAAGATTCTGGGCATTATTATGAATGCGGTGAATGAGGTGCCAGAAGACGTGTCGACAACACTCAACCCGTCTTTGATCGAATCGCTCACCGGAATTCCAGTCTGGAGCGTGGTGCCGTTCCAGCCGGTCAACGATGATGCTCCAGAAAATTATTTAACGACTTTATGGGAACAGACGGGGCAGCGCATTGCATGGCATCCTTTGCAAGGCGGGAAAATGACCTAGACAAGAAGCAGTGGATAAGGGGATATGACACATAATCCGGATGAAGAAAAATAGGACACAAGGCACAGGAAGAGGCATGCTGCCAGCAAAAGGCCAGCTGAAATTTAGCGAGATCTTTGATATGACGCATGCTCATGAAATAGCTCGCATAAAGGGGTTATCTATATGCAATGGAATTTACTGGCTGACAAAGTATTAAATGGGGACAGTATCACGCGGGAGGAAGCCTTAAGTATCCTCCGTTCAGATGATCAAGATCTGCTAGCCATTTTGGCTGCAGGATATAAAATTCGGTACCGCTATTATCGCAATTATGTGCGTTTCCAATATTTGATGAATGCGAAAAGCGGACTATGTCCGGAAGATTGTCATTATTGTTCGCAGTCTCATATTTCGCGTGCAGATATCCCCAAGTATCCGCAGAAAACCTCGGACGAGATTCTACAGGGAGCTGAACGGGCCAAGGCCTTGGGAGCAACAACTTATTGTATTGTGGCTAGTGGACGCTCGCCCACCGATCATGAACTAGACGGATTAATTGACAGCATTACCCAGGTCAAACAACATTATGACTTAAGAATTTGTGCCTGCTTAGGCATTCTGAAACCAGGGCAAGCTGATCGACTAAAGGCGGCAGGCGTTGACCGGTACAATCATAACATCAATACGTCGTCCCATTATTCACCATCGATTGTGAGTACCCATCACTACGAAGATCGGGTACACACCATCGAACAAGTTAAAGAATCCGGGATTTCTCCATGTTCTGGCGTTATTTTCGGCATGGGCGAAACCTGGGAAGATCGCGTGGAAGCGGCTTTTGCGTTGAAAGACCTTGATGTCGATTCCATTCCGGTGAAT
The Sulfobacillus thermosulfidooxidans DNA segment above includes these coding regions:
- the bioD gene encoding dethiobiotin synthase, with amino-acid sequence MTPFAYFVTGTDTGVGKTWITASLAAFWYRQGYDVGVMKPIETGVKGPMWPDDAKALMQASHSADAQEFVVPYTFEPPVSPWAATLMTGKRVDWNHLIETARAVIARHQVTLIEGAGGIAVPIDADHNMIHIAQELDIPVILVARTALGTINHTVLSVEYAKTHRVKILGIIMNAVNEVPEDVSTTLNPSLIESLTGIPVWSVVPFQPVNDDAPENYLTTLWEQTGQRIAWHPLQGGKMT
- the bioB gene encoding biotin synthase BioB, with product MQWNLLADKVLNGDSITREEALSILRSDDQDLLAILAAGYKIRYRYYRNYVRFQYLMNAKSGLCPEDCHYCSQSHISRADIPKYPQKTSDEILQGAERAKALGATTYCIVASGRSPTDHELDGLIDSITQVKQHYDLRICACLGILKPGQADRLKAAGVDRYNHNINTSSHYSPSIVSTHHYEDRVHTIEQVKESGISPCSGVIFGMGETWEDRVEAAFALKDLDVDSIPVNFLIPISGTPLENQELMTPAECLRSLAMMRFVNPRKEIRIAGGREVQLRSLQPLGLYVANSLFVADYLTTPGQEPEADHQMLRDMGFEVEPQDFPLITPFRE